The following coding sequences lie in one Calidithermus timidus DSM 17022 genomic window:
- the mfd gene encoding transcription-repair coupling factor, with protein MPQTISLPYNHYLPGLPQVARALLFAQAPSPAVLLAPPERVPLYALGPFGRTVYLNPGLEAHGEKALFVFSYDEAMEAFPQDPSVWRLVLEVGQRYLRSELLDRLYRMGYLREEDFKVQGDVLELENLRLEFFGDELEALRVGGEPQTRWVLAAKPGKAETWSARKIEHFPGPVFLDTPALAPAELWKLLEGRDRIAFGLGGPELDVMPMDWPSLPPYRARVSQLQADLQGWLDSGYAVVFFYRHPKSRDYLRRKLEGFPLRFAAGFEAHPGFLTFVPGPYEGAFLDPERRTVYLTEPHLYAFGAGGVRIKKVVGADVQDVGALEPGDYLIHPEHGIGQFLGLEPREVLGAKRDYLILQYAGEGKLYLPVEQLPLLKRHPGTTDDPPRLSSLGRGEWKRARERAQKDAEELAARLVVLHAKRAATPGRAFAPNPELDPLVEQNFPHTLTPDQEKALEETLRDLERPHPMDRLISGDVGFGKTEVALRAAWRVVTHGAQVAMLVPTTLLAEQHYQTFKSRLAGLPVRVAALSRFTSDGEASAIRRGLAEGKIDVVVGTHALLSPDLRFKDLGLLIVDEEHRFGVAQKERIRELREAVDTLYLSATPIPRTLYSALVGLRDMSSIQTPPPGRKPIQTYLAPYDPGLVREALMNELEREGKVFYVHDRVATIEARRRYLEALVPEARIGVVHGQMPEGQIEEVMLAFAEGAFDVLLATTIIESGLDIPEANTIVIERADRLGLAALYQLRGRVGRRDKEAYAYLFHPPRLSEAAERRLSAIADLSDLGSGHLLAEKDMEIRGVGNLLGPEQHGHIRAVSIEVYTELLAEAIAKLKGEVKEPERHVTLDLQVSARLTPEFIPSAEARSRYYGRLAESKSLAAVARIGKELRERYGEPPAEVENFLALTRLRLLAEGKRVASITEDLSYLMVVFDHWPLDYDAKALRELTPRPELIQHPPGFRIPKKGLKPEEYARVVSELLYLVD; from the coding sequence ATGCCGCAGACCATCAGCCTGCCCTACAACCATTACCTGCCGGGGCTGCCCCAAGTAGCCCGCGCCCTGCTCTTCGCCCAGGCTCCCTCGCCCGCTGTGCTGCTGGCTCCGCCCGAGCGGGTGCCGCTGTACGCCCTGGGGCCCTTCGGCCGCACCGTCTACCTCAACCCCGGCCTCGAGGCCCACGGGGAAAAAGCCCTATTCGTCTTCAGCTACGACGAGGCCATGGAGGCCTTCCCCCAAGATCCCTCGGTCTGGCGGCTGGTGCTGGAAGTAGGGCAGCGCTACCTGCGCTCCGAACTCCTCGACCGGCTCTACCGCATGGGCTACCTGCGCGAGGAGGATTTCAAGGTGCAGGGCGACGTGCTGGAGCTCGAGAACCTCCGGTTGGAGTTCTTCGGCGATGAGCTCGAGGCCTTGCGCGTGGGGGGCGAGCCTCAGACCCGCTGGGTGCTCGCAGCCAAGCCCGGCAAGGCCGAGACCTGGAGTGCTCGCAAGATCGAGCACTTCCCCGGCCCCGTCTTCCTCGACACCCCCGCGCTGGCCCCCGCCGAGCTGTGGAAGCTCCTCGAGGGCCGCGACCGCATCGCCTTCGGGCTGGGTGGCCCCGAGCTGGACGTGATGCCCATGGACTGGCCCAGCCTGCCGCCCTACCGCGCGCGGGTGAGCCAGTTGCAGGCCGACCTCCAGGGCTGGCTGGATAGCGGCTACGCGGTGGTGTTCTTCTACCGCCACCCCAAGAGCCGCGACTACCTCAGGCGCAAGCTCGAGGGCTTTCCCCTGCGCTTTGCGGCAGGGTTCGAGGCTCACCCCGGCTTCCTCACCTTCGTCCCTGGCCCCTACGAGGGGGCTTTCCTCGACCCCGAGCGCCGCACGGTCTACCTCACCGAGCCCCACCTCTACGCCTTCGGCGCGGGTGGGGTCCGTATCAAGAAGGTGGTGGGCGCAGACGTGCAGGACGTGGGGGCGCTCGAGCCGGGCGACTACCTGATCCACCCCGAGCACGGCATCGGGCAGTTCTTAGGCTTGGAGCCCCGCGAGGTGCTGGGGGCCAAGCGCGACTACCTGATCCTGCAGTACGCCGGGGAGGGCAAGCTCTACCTGCCGGTCGAACAACTGCCCCTCCTCAAGCGCCACCCCGGCACCACCGACGACCCGCCGCGGCTGTCCAGCCTGGGCAGGGGTGAGTGGAAGCGGGCGCGGGAGCGGGCCCAGAAGGACGCCGAGGAGCTGGCCGCTCGCCTCGTCGTGCTCCACGCCAAGCGGGCCGCCACGCCGGGCCGGGCCTTCGCCCCCAACCCCGAGCTCGACCCCTTGGTCGAGCAGAACTTTCCCCATACCCTCACCCCCGACCAGGAGAAGGCTCTGGAGGAAACCCTGCGCGACCTCGAGCGCCCCCACCCCATGGACCGCTTGATCTCCGGCGATGTGGGCTTCGGCAAGACCGAGGTGGCGTTGCGGGCGGCTTGGCGGGTGGTGACCCACGGCGCCCAGGTGGCGATGCTGGTGCCCACCACCTTGCTGGCCGAGCAGCATTACCAGACCTTCAAGAGCCGCCTGGCCGGGTTGCCGGTGCGGGTGGCAGCGCTGTCGCGCTTCACCTCCGATGGTGAAGCCAGCGCCATCAGGAGGGGCCTAGCCGAGGGGAAGATCGACGTCGTGGTGGGCACCCACGCCCTGCTCTCGCCCGACTTGCGCTTCAAGGACCTGGGCCTCCTGATCGTCGATGAAGAGCACCGCTTCGGGGTGGCTCAGAAGGAGCGCATCCGCGAGCTACGCGAGGCGGTGGATACCCTCTACCTCTCGGCTACGCCCATTCCCCGCACGCTCTACAGCGCCCTGGTGGGCCTGCGTGACATGTCGAGCATCCAGACCCCGCCGCCGGGCCGCAAGCCCATCCAGACCTACCTGGCCCCCTACGACCCCGGCCTGGTGCGCGAGGCGCTCATGAACGAGCTCGAGCGCGAGGGCAAGGTCTTCTACGTCCACGACCGGGTCGCCACCATCGAGGCGCGGCGACGCTACCTCGAGGCCCTGGTGCCCGAGGCCCGCATCGGGGTGGTGCACGGCCAGATGCCCGAGGGCCAGATCGAGGAGGTGATGCTGGCCTTCGCCGAGGGCGCCTTCGACGTGCTCTTGGCCACTACCATCATCGAAAGCGGCCTGGACATCCCCGAGGCCAACACCATCGTCATCGAGCGGGCCGACCGGCTGGGCCTGGCCGCGCTCTACCAGCTAAGGGGCCGGGTAGGACGGCGCGACAAGGAGGCCTACGCCTACCTCTTCCACCCCCCGCGCCTTAGCGAGGCCGCCGAGCGCCGCCTCTCGGCCATCGCCGACCTCTCCGACCTGGGCTCGGGCCACCTGCTGGCCGAGAAAGACATGGAGATTCGCGGGGTAGGCAACCTCCTGGGCCCCGAGCAACACGGGCACATCCGCGCCGTCTCCATCGAGGTCTACACCGAGCTCCTGGCCGAGGCCATCGCCAAGCTCAAGGGCGAGGTCAAGGAGCCCGAGCGCCACGTCACCCTCGACCTGCAGGTCTCCGCCCGCCTGACCCCTGAGTTCATCCCTAGCGCTGAAGCTCGCAGCCGCTACTATGGCCGCCTGGCCGAGAGCAAGAGCCTGGCCGCGGTAGCCCGCATCGGCAAGGAGCTGCGCGAGCGCTACGGCGAGCCGCCCGCCGAAGTCGAGAACTTTTTGGCCCTCACCCGGTTGCGCCTGTTGGCCGAGGGCAAGCGCGTGGCCTCCATCACCGAAGACCTCAGCTATCTGATGGTCGTCTTCGACCACTGGCCCCTCGACTACGACGCCAAGGCCCTGCGCGAGCTCACCCCGCGTCCCGAGCTCATCCAGCACCCGCCGGGCTTCCGCATTCCTAAGAAGGGGCTCAAGCCCGAGGAGTACGCGCGGGTCGTGAGTGAGCTGCTTTATCTGGTGGACTAG